The following is a genomic window from Aricia agestis chromosome 12, ilAriAges1.1, whole genome shotgun sequence.
tatagctgtagcagtcctaatgtcgttgaaactaaggtcgaatttcgaccattgggcgatctctagtttttttAATTGCTTTAAGTATCTTGTTAacattgtttgtttgaacaaaCTGAATCGTATATTATCTCAGTGTTTGTGCATACAGGAGCAgagataattaaatatttgatcATGTAAGGCTTACAATAACATCAAAGAAAATTATGAAACGTTATTCATATTATAACCGGTAAAAACCTTTGCCTTTGATGATAAAGTTTGTGTTCATGATAATTAGCGGATTACGTACAATATTAattctatttacaatattaaatctATTTATATATAACAGTAccctatctttttttttatgaaataagggggcaaacgagcaaacgggtcacctgatggaaagcaacttccgtcgcccatggacactcgcaacatcagaagagctgcaggtgcgttgccggccttttaagagggaataggttaataggtaaggggagggtagggatgggaagggaagggaataggggagggtagggaagggaatagggtaggggattgggccttcggtaaactcactcactcggcgaaacacagcgcaagcgctgtttcacgccggttttctgtgaggacgttatatttctccggtcgagccggcccattcgtgccgaagcatggctctcccacgtcacgtGGAGTATCTacgttaatctatactaatattaatgcaTAAGCCTGTCTGCCTCTTTACTTTTGCTCCTTTATGTATGGTACggtatatactatattatatatacggtttccgcgccgttattattataaagattttgAGTTGAGGTTGAACACATTTTGGTATTTATTCACGACGTGTTGATATTGATTGAAAGAGTTAATAGTCTATGTGAATGTCAAAaggctaagccccaatttcaccaaagtCTCTTAgcaacagcttgttaaaatgtaatgtcttctctttcgttcatatgaaaatcgaaagagtcatactaattccggcgttaactttaacagtcgttggtgaaattggggctaagtctTTGATATTGCACTGATTCTTATCCAACTtaacacaaatataatattataccccttaatacttcgatcacggattccaggaaatgctattgtattctattgttgtcgcgatcaccggtgctcttatggggcttgaagaaatAATGATAAAGATAAAAGACACTAAAAAGCTATTTAAGACTCGCTTATACTATGCTGAGGCATTTGCGAATTGCCAGACATTGAAAATTTGTTCGCTGTACTATTAAGAAAGGGTTTAAAGTTATGACATAAGGGAGTATCTCAATAAACAATGAGTTCTAAAACAAAACAAGATTCAAATATCAATCTGCCAGTGTTCGTTACATCGCATATCAGAATTCAGTATCGCGGCTATTCCAGTCTATTTCAATTGGCGATTGGCGAGAATTTAAAATGAAGTAGGTTCTGCATACCGCCattcaaaattaatacataTTCATCAACTTCCACCAAGAATGCACCGAATTCAAACTCGATTCAGGAAATTGTACGAGCAAAGTGTAAAATCTGCTGCGAAATTCGATGATATTGCGAAAAGTATGACCGCGATGTAAAACTGGCGGAGAAATAGAAAATGGTACGGTATGTTAAACGCTACTTTCCATAATATGCTGGTGCTTACATactatttattgtaaaatattctgCTCTTTCATTTTATGTTTGTCAAATATGGATCAAAAATTGTTTATCTTAGTATTAGCAAATAACTTttttgttgacattgtatataatattaagttacaaaattgtaaactttattttaaaagaataatatttttctcacttttttggtaaaaagtggaacccgtgcgagtttcttacgccggttcttctcgccggggtagttcccgaaccggtggtaggcatcaggtagacattctgaaaaaaattgattcaaatttactcagaaatataccattttttatttatttatttttatttatttatttatgtcatatttgatatttatttactcttgcaattattaattttctaagTCTGGCTTGCAGCACAAtattctagactctagagtctagaacattatgtctagaatctagactgtGCGCTACGAACTATTTGCTACGAACTACGTACAACGGAATAGTATGTGCTACGAACTATGTGCTACGTACTACGCACTGCTAGCTACGTGCTACGCAATTTGCGCTACGTACTACGTACCGCGTAGTATGAACTACGACGTGCTACGTACCGCGTAGCGTATGAACTACGTGCTACGGAATATGTACTACAAACGATGTGCTACTCACTGCACTACTAGCTACGTGCTACGCAATTTGCGCTACGTACTACGTACCGCGTAGTATGAACTACGTGCTACGCACTTTTCGCTACGAACAAAATTACGTgcgaaatataattaataattattcgttCGCGTCAAACTGCACGCAAACGAATCACTCTTTTATTTGGTCGGTAGATAAAACGGTGAACGCTTAtacaatgaattttaaattgagGTATAAATTTGTGATGTAGCGGATAAGGCCGAAACCATCAAAGGTTGATGAGTTTGCAGAAGCACTCAAATTGGACCTTTTTCGGGTCGTGTACGAATCTGTCGTACTGAAATCGTTTTTTAAAACCCCCGCAATCAGGAAGCCATTTCTGATTTTTTGCTCGATCTCACAATTTTTATTCAATCCGACACCTGCTATTAAAATTAAGAGTCATTCATTTTTTCTGGCGTACCTGAagagaaaagaaataaaagaatttttaagcTCTCCACGATGAAATTACTTTAGGGACGTCATTTAGGCAATTAAccaacatataaataaaaaatatgaaacagtATTTCTTAATGCTGGAAAGAAATTACAGCTAAGCAGTAAATACAAGTTCTTTTTCTCGTTAGAGCTCAAATGTTCGAATAAAACGTAAAATTTTCTCAGCTTAGAGGCTAATTAAAACACTCGTCGTTTGTGGTTATAGCAAAAAGTTGGCAAATATAGCTTTATCGTAACAGGGAAAATTGTTTTACTTTGTCCTGTTATATCACAAAATATCTCATACAAATATATTATCTGTTTCTTCACTTaattattaactagctattttaccgagctttgctcggtattcgataaaacacgaataaaatgacattttctaaaaatgattcctagctagatcaatttatcgcccccgaaacccctatatactaaatttcatgaaaatcgttggagccgattccaagattccaattatataatataatttatataattgcttatttaaagatattataagaTTGGTTGTTGCATATTAATCAAAGCATGTTTAAGCCGCAAACTCCAGCATTTTATGGTCAGTTCATCTGCAACTCTTCCgatgttacgagtgtccatgggcgatagtagttgctttccatgaggtgaACCCTTTGCTAATTTGCCTGAcctgattttataaaaaaagtcttTCAACATGATACGTTCCACCGTTAAGACAAATCCAGACGTTTCCTATACCAACTACGTCACGTTTTTCCGTTGAACGTTTACGTAGCAGAGATTTGTCGGGACGTgtggaaataaaaaatatagtcaaTAAAGAACGCCGGTTCGTTAGTGAGGCGCTTTGATAATAATTCGTTTTGTGCTCGTGACGTATTGAAGCTATGTGAATTGTGGGTAACCAAAcagataaaagaaaatataaagaCAGGCGAAATTGTGAAGCGTTCTTATACGACAAACAAGGTTGAAATacgaattatttatatttttttcactatCTGACCTCTGTGCCGGAAATGTGGTTTTTAAGTATTTGAAGTAAGTATATAGTGTGTAttgctaatataataatattatatcattagcGATCTTTAAAGCCTAAAGGATTGGAGAATGTATCCGACTAGTGTGGCGTTGCCGCACTTCGCCACGGTATTTGTGTGCGTGTGATTAGACTTAAGgtcagcaacgcacctgcagctcttctgatgttgctagtgtccatgggcgacggtagttgtttttcatcaggtgaagcgtttgctcatttgcccccttattttattaaaaaaagacgtaagcaaattataattgcataacttGATAAAAAATCAAAGCTTTGTAAAGATGTTAccaaaaatcagaaaaaaaaactaaatttaagatAAACATCAATGAAACCACTACGTTTATTATCTACGTTAAATTTAAATAACCAAACTAGGTATACACGATAATATTGTTGATAACGATACTATCCGGAAAAGGGTAAACGTTTGATAAGTAAAACTATCACATAACACTATTGATCGCTGTACACCTTCTGTTCACTCCCGCGGGAAAACCCAAGCGGTACCTAATGTCTAAAAATATACTACCAACCCCTTTTACATTActtctcggccagttttatgtTTATGGTAATGCTAATCTGAATAAGGAAAAATACAGTTAACTAGTAAGCAAGGCTTGAATATTCAttgttgaatataatatattttatacgtgggagagccatgcttcggcacgaatgggccggctcaaccggagaaataccacgttctcacaaaaaccggcggcgtgaaacagcgcttgcgctgtgtttcgccgagtgagtgagtttaccggaggcctaatcccctactctgttcccttccctaccttcccctattcccttcccttcccatccctaccctcccctattaccctattccctcttaaaaggccggcaacgcacctgcagctctcctgatgctgcgagtgtccatgacggaacgacggtagttgctttccatcaggtgacccgtttgctcgtttgcccccttatttcattaaaaaaaaaatgtttttaatcaaagtatgaaatcctttctgtctctgttagctaccactttcgagatttttcgcaaataagaATGTGGTTCGTCTTATCAAATTGAAGCTACTgataaaaaatttgcttgatagtaataaaaaaaacgttCTAGAGAACCCTGACTattaataaagtggaataagtacatgaaaagtattttatattattttattacttttattatatttacagctaaaaatatttcaaatcatGCATAATCCATTACATGTTATAATATGAGAAGATGAACATTCTAAAACCGTCTTGTCATGCAATTCATAATCTAAGCAAGATGTCACTCGCGATGTGTCTCTTGAAGTGACATGTCATGCCACATGTGAGGGACAGAACGTGACTTTGTGGAAAACTTTGAGAAACACAGCAAGTTTTATTAATAGAGACAGCTTTCTAAAGAAATATTTTACGAAACAATACTTCTACATATCAAGAGAGATAAAGTACACTTTATATTGAGCTATCTATTTTAAGTACAAGAAATACTGTTTTATTCTAAATCCAGGTTTTGCTTCAAGCAGACTTGTGGTTTTGGTCACTTGAAAAATTgtcttttgttttaattaagtgAAGCAACGTTTTAACGGTTAAATCTTTAAGCGtctattgataatattattttgttcttttatgATTCCTTGATTTACTTTTTAGCTTTCTACAAACTgaattaaaaagttatataatttGTTGCGATAACAAAATacgtatttattataaattattaaaattaaattttgcaaaatatatttaatttcaaatcaaCCTCAAATAAACATCGTTTCACGaaacatattatcatatttaacttaaaataaacaaaaaaataacatttgcaACTAGATTATTTTGCCTGTgctaatattttgtgtaaaccGTAGAACACATaccgtagttttttttttacattgtatttttttgttacatagctgtaaatcataatattattgttatattatttaattttaaaaatgtaaaacgatgacgaaattcgttatcaaaatgtatgtggTTTGACATACGTCATAGCTAAATGACATTTCACTTTcaaagactaatgtcaaataccatacattttgaaaactaatttcgtcatcgtttttaacgaaagggactttggctacggccccAGTAGACCCTACAATTTAAAAAAGAGCCCTTTCTCTTCTTCGATTATActttactcggcgaaacatggcggtagcggtcattgacttcctgtaaaaaacttgtcattttctatacaaattgaCAATGAAGacgtgtcagatgttcctaatCCAATGTCTATCACGGTTTataatagaaaatgacaagtttttatacgtgggagagccatgcttcggcacaaatgggccggctcgaccggagaaataccacgtcctcacagaaaaccggcgtgaaacagcgcttgcgctgtgtttcgccgagtgagtgagtttaccggaggcccaatcccctaccctattcccttccttaccctccctattcccttcccttcccatccttaccctccccttttatcctattccctcttaaaaggccggcaacgcacctgcagctcttctgatgctgcgtgtgtccatgggcgacggtagttgctttccatcaggtgacccgtttgctcgtttgcccccttatttcataaaaaaaagggagtcaatgacagctatcgccatgtttcgccgagtacagtatagcagCTATCCTTATAATGGTCGAAGATGCGTATCTCTTGTTATTTCTTCaacaaataatagtaaactGTACAAGTGGCAATAACACATGTTGCTGTTCTGGCAGTTCGCCAAGAAGAATAAGACAAAGAGACATAAATTGCTACAAGGTGTTACTTAACTATAGTCTGAAGATAACTTctacacttttctttttgagataagattatttcttttattaacagctaagaattttattattatgttttttattactgCATTGCAATATTATTACTGCAATTATATCTGCAtataaatgcgacagtgtgtctgtctgttacctcttaacgcccaaaccactgaactgattttgctgaaatttggtgtcgggatactttgagtccccgggaaggacataggatactttttatccccgaaaaatatacggttcccgcgcgataaacgaagtttggcgcaacggagttgcgggcgccatctagttacttaatattattcatgctgtcagtctgtctattacctcttcatgcccaaaccgctaaaccgactTTTCTGAAATTTTTTATAGAGATACgagtactttgagtcccgggaaaggacataggatactttttatcccggaaaatgtacggttcctgcgcgataatgAATTATCGCGCAAcaatctagtaaataataaaagttaggTTTTCTTTCGAATTCCTTCTTCCGAAAAAACATCATGCAGGTAGGTAtcctaaatatataatataatattaattttgatttgcTTTTTAACACCTATTACAATgtaataaagtcttcaaaagcaaatcttatattataaaattctcgtgtcacaatgttaggccgcgtactcctccgaaacggctttactaattttaacctatatgcatattcagtgggtctgagaatcggctactgggtactttttatactgataggtgcatttgttgaataattaatagtaaatgattacaattcgagactgacggcgaccattgtttgtgcgacgggatagcgatggactttgccatggtgacatacttatttggtcacttcaataaaataacattggcgaaatactttataatatagcaaaacaatatttgccgggacagctagtatttttataaaattagtatctaCGCCACAGTTTTTCTCGCCTTTCGTaagtttacaatattaaatagtatatttattttgttatatttttattttctttagttACCTGCTGTAGTGAAACAGCGTAAGCAGTTTTGCTGggcatgtttaaaaaaaatatgacgatggtgatgatgaataataaataatatttatacagccATTCACTTTGGAATTCGTTATATTCACGTGAAAAAGagtttttcatttcattcattttACGATGAATCTTAAAATATATGCGCGGTATAAAACATCTCCCTCAAAGCGGATCAGCCAGGCGTAAAAAGATTCATCTTAATGCCGGTTATAAgttttaccataatatttttctCAGACTATTTAGTTGTTAAATGATTTGAGCAAAGGTTTTTGGTAATAAAGTATTTCCTTTAGGTACGTTTAACCctgatagatttttttttcaagaaacAATAAGCACAATCGCCTAGAATCATGAGCAATCTATGACGAAtatataaataatcggccaagtgcgagtcggactcgcgcacgtagggttccgtaccattatagatcaaaattaggccaaaaattgtgttttttgtacgggagcccttattttttattttattttaatattattattaaattttaaagtacacatattataattaaggactttgagaaaaattaaagttcctacctgttgccattattgatatagagcaaaaaatgccaaaaaattacgttagtTGTATGAGAGCcgaccttaaatattaattttattttgtttttagtgtttgttgttatagtgtcAACAGGTATACACATTCTTTAAAaatgtcagaagtctagctatagcggttcttgagttacggcctggagacagacggacagacggacagacatcgaagtcacagtaatagggtcccgtttgttacggaaccctaaaaaggagcaCTCTACGTATTTACAATCGTCTATATTACCCATTCTGGTTCAACGTGAAAGCCACATTTAATAGTTTCCGATCAGAAAACTTTTCCAATATGGAATTCTAGAGTCTCATAAAATTTATACTACGAGTAGATgacttcatattatttaatccttataatataaacattccCTAGGCTTTCATGAATAtattttcaagactaaaattggtggttcagccgttctcgagtttttttatagttatttttatttatacagaagactagctgtcccggtgaacttcgtgtcaatttaaaaccttccctggacttctacgaatattttaaaactaaaattagcccaatccgttcagccgttttcgagttatagcgttactaacataattgaaaatccatttttatatatttgacttttaagtattatcacaaatcttttgtatgggagtatagaaaagtgttgtttttagactttttcaggaaattttaatttttttttagaatttttctctccgttaGAACCATCCttgtacttcaaggaatattttttaaaaataattagcgaaatcggtccaaccgttctcgagttttgcgcttagcaacacattcagcgactcatttttatattatagactaggTGACCCGGCAAACTTTATTTTGCCATATGAATTAtttatagtatcaatataaaaagtagataaaaacctattctcaggcctcaCGAatgtacacaatattataaaaaatcattaaaatcggttgagccgttttggaggacttcgcgcacaaacactgtgacacgagaattttatattacacacggtgctgctcgccattTTGTTATGCCTAGATATTAAGACTAGATAGATGTTTCCCACCACTTCATTTGCGCTGAgacttgttaaaaatataaaaatattggttattttattacattgtaaaatatttttccgCGTTTTCATCAAACTAAGTGTTGATATTGTTATAACGTATCCCATTAGTTAATGCATTGTTCGTGTTTCGATGTCATTCAGGTTCAGTCAAGGATATTGTTTATTTTGAACGTGTTTTCAACATTTTGTATTATAGATCctattttttaatacaaatagTTTTTACTTATTATGACAatccttagggtgggttgcaccagaggcgttgtcaTAGTTACAgctatggtcaaagttatggttatagttaaggctaacttaactttaaccttaactttgaccacagaatttgacagatgtctgtcgCTGTTGCGGTTATGGTTAtcattaaatatggcgtccattattgactttaaccaaagatttgacatttcgcattgtagttatagttaaagttacagttatagtaagttggtgtAACCCACGCTTAGTATCTTCTACGCTAGAATCCCGCTTTTAAGCtatttaacaaaaaatctaaatcaaaATTTTCGATTCTTGAATTTAGGGTTAGTCAAAACTGAAGCCGTACCAATACCAATTTGGAGTCACCTTTGGCTTAGAACTACCTCATATTACATTCAGTGTTAATTTCATACAAGTTCCACCTATATGAACTTTAAATTAGAAAACTTATGTCGAATATTAAGCTTGGCGTTGTAGCTCGATTTTAGCTTTCACTTTAAGTTAAGAGTGTACTTTATGTGAACAAATAAATTACGAATTCCTCTTTTCAAATTCCAGTATCAGTTcagtgatttgggcgtgaatagtTGGAGATTGGCATTAATAGTATTAGGTATGGAGAATTATTACTTCTAGCTAtcgagttttttatttttgtacaacACGTCtcggtaaataataataaaatcattattaGTTTGTTAGTAACATAAGATCGAAACAATTTCTACTTTTCATTACACAAAATACTTGCTTAGGTTTTATAACTATGATATAGTCGCACTCAAAAACCACGCTATGTTATTCTAAGCCCGATTTTCAAAAACGATCATCCCACTACGTACGAGcttcagaaataaaataaaattagcttTAGAAAATTAGATAcctaaataaatgtttttataacaGATTCAAGAAAATATCTGCTGGGATCGCTTACTTAATACAACGATAACATTATTGTTTACGGACGTGCGGAATATTTGATCGATACGCCTGGCTCTAGGGTCGCCATTAGCTCGTTGAGGCTCCATGGTTACGGCGAGCTTAAAAGAAACAATCCTGAGCTAACAATACACGGACGTTCGAAAATGAATTTGGACGGCAAAAAGACGAACATTTACGGAAGGATCAATACGCAGCCGTTGGAGAGATGTCGAGTCAACTTTTGCACGGACATGGAAAAATCTGTGCTAATGAGCAACTTCGAACGACGCGGCTGGAACCAGGTGGGTCCGGACGACGAATGGAACTTCTACTGGTCCTCAACTCAAACTTGTAGAAACTTATTCAGCGTGGAAAGCGGCTACCGAATGAACGATAACCAAATAATCAATCATTTCCCCAATCACTACGAACTTTCGAGAAAGGATTTGTTAGTAAAGAATATTAAGAGGTACCGCAAAGAATTGGAGAGGGAGGGGAACCCTTTGGGAGAGAAAGCTGAGGTGGTCCTACCGGGTGGACAATTAGTGACAAGGTACGTTCATCTAGACTTTATACCTGTGACCTTCGTCCTCCCTGCTGATTACAACATGTTCGTCGAGGAGTACAGGAAATCACCACAGAGCACTTGGATCATGAAACCCTGTGGGAAATCACAGGGAACCGGAatctttttaataaacaaactaTCGAAGCTGAAAAAGTGGTCCCGCGAGGCAAAAGCGCCGTTCCACCCGCAGTTGAGCAAGGAGAGCTACGTTATATCTCGCTACATAGACAATCCCCTGCTAATAGGCGGCAAGAAATTCGATCTGAGATTGTACGTGCTAGTTACGTCCTTCCGCCCGCTAAAGGCTTACCTCTTTCAGCTCGGCTTCTGTAGATTCTGCACGGTGAAATATGACACGAGTGTGACGGAATTGGACAACATGTACGTTCACCTCACTAATGTGAGTGTGCAGAAGCACGGCGGAGATTACAACAGCATTCACGGCGGGAAAATGAGCGTCGAAAATTTGAGGTTATTTTTGGAGGGAACGCGCGGGAGAAGCGTCACTGAGAAGCTCTTTGCAGCTATACAATGGCTGATTGTGCACTCTTTAAAGGCGGTTTCCTCGGTTATGGCCAACGACAGACACTGCTTCGAATGCTACGGGTATGATATAATAATCGATAACCAATTAAAACCCTGGCTGATCGAGGTGAACGCTTCCCCGTCACTGACTTCGACCACCGTTAACGACCGAATCATGAAATATAAATTGATTGACAATATTTTGTCGGTGGTTTTGCCCCCTGAGGGGACGCCGGATGTGCGTTGGAGCAAGATCCCGAGTCAGGACGCCCTCGGTAATTTCGATTTGCTCATAGACGAGGAGCTAGTAGAAAAAGAGGAGGCTTCAATCGCGCGGGCATCGAAGCATGGGAAAAGCAAGAATTCGTGAACAACTGTGTATATAATACACAGatggtaacaaaactaagtgatactactttaggctgtgtatgATTACCCTGTATCCAGTTCTTTaggaaagtagcagcgctgagagataagctttttttacttttgtaagggaaaattcatgacgttcgggcgctagcccatactaatttttttatataagggacacatgcacagcctaaattattatcactttttgttacaccttgtatattatttatttatattgattGGAATGGATACAGATAGTTTACAGAATGCACTATAAAGGCTCTACAGCTCTATTCAAGTCAGATAAAATTTCgcgatcaaataaaataaaatgtacgtTGTGAAATTTATTTCCTTTGGCCTTTACAGGTTAAGACGTTACAAAGGCTACATGTTGGGTCGCCCATAGATCAATATCAAATTAAGATCTTATTGCGTAGCAGTAAGGTTCAAAAATAACTCAATGGAGCCGTCGACGACCGTACAAAGGGAAGTCGCACGTGCTCGGATTAAATGGAATTCTACCTCAGACGTTTGTACCAGTTTTGGCACAGTCTTCATAAGCAGGAGTTACGTGTGCCATTGCCGGCTTTCATGTagctttaagttaaatttagaTTCAGTTGAATGACGCTCTAGCTAAAATTTATATTCCTGTTTAGTACTTGTACAAGGTACATTGTTCCTTAGACAAGCTCAAAATGATTTCGAAAAACATAGtaaaatcacaataatttaCTTACCAATACATTACATTTACTTTAACTAATGCCATATTATAAGAcatgggagagccgtgctttggcacgaatgggccggcttgaccggaaaaataccacgggctcacagaaaactgacgtggaacagcgcttgcgctgtgtttcgccgagtgagtaagtttaccagaggcccaatcccctatccttttcccttctctaccctcccctattccctttcctaccctctcctatctattccctcttaaaaggcaggcaacgcacctgcagctcctctgaagctgcaagtgtccatgggcgacggaagttg
Proteins encoded in this region:
- the LOC121732691 gene encoding probable tubulin polyglutamylase TTLL1, which codes for MNLDGKKTNIYGRINTQPLERCRVNFCTDMEKSVLMSNFERRGWNQVGPDDEWNFYWSSTQTCRNLFSVESGYRMNDNQIINHFPNHYELSRKDLLVKNIKRYRKELEREGNPLGEKAEVVLPGGQLVTRYVHLDFIPVTFVLPADYNMFVEEYRKSPQSTWIMKPCGKSQGTGIFLINKLSKLKKWSREAKAPFHPQLSKESYVISRYIDNPLLIGGKKFDLRLYVLVTSFRPLKAYLFQLGFCRFCTVKYDTSVTELDNMYVHLTNVSVQKHGGDYNSIHGGKMSVENLRLFLEGTRGRSVTEKLFAAIQWLIVHSLKAVSSVMANDRHCFECYGYDIIIDNQLKPWLIEVNASPSLTSTTVNDRIMKYKLIDNILSVVLPPEGTPDVRWSKIPSQDALGNFDLLIDEELVEKEEASIARASKHGKSKNS